One window from the genome of Cucumis melo cultivar AY chromosome 12, USDA_Cmelo_AY_1.0, whole genome shotgun sequence encodes:
- the LOC103486088 gene encoding katanin p80 WD40 repeat-containing subunit B1 homolog KTN80.1-like isoform X1 produces MAKRGYKLQEFAAHSGNVNCLSIGKKACRLFITGGDDYKVNLWAIGKPNSLMSLCGHTNPVESVAFDSAEVLVLAGASSGAIKLWDLEEAKMVRTLSGHRSNCTAVEFHPFGEFFASGSRDTNLKIWDIRKKGCIHTYKGHTQGISTIKFTPDGRWVVSGGFDSAVKVWDLTAGKLMHDFKFHEGPIRSIDFHPLEFLLATGSADKTVKFWDLETFELIGSTRPEAAGVRAITFHPDGRTLFSGLDESLKVYSWEPVICHDSVDMGWSTLGDLCIHAGKLLSCSSYRNSVGVWVADVALIEPYGASSVSGQKEPKEQKPGSAFKNSLGSKSTGSDLMTSNLQSLSPDYETKEIKNIYIDTTGGKPVSPQKAESLSSPKIVFALDSKEISYDASKKQNPASRVEVKSNELSKDKPPVVPCDSPEVKDSPSSVRESITFSKTRRGMLLRPAHIRKPSNSKIDLEKLSVSVDSSRKTDLERLPVVDSVNVCNTTNDLNKAPVQNLKTSVVSEVIHIDSCGTNSDIISIEKFEKGPSVSVDTTSEQETRNKSVENSKGANSVKFVNGVAVVPGRTRTLVERFERREKTNDVQTTISPSNVLEPEKTREQTNSLEVQVVTPQILETEKTREQTNDYRVQAVTMPSHVSETETRSEQTSNYEVQAVAIPSLVSETEKAREQTNNYEVRAMVIPRTPETKRMGINYEAKSRSNYEAKTRNNYEAKSTLISSRVPETDKTDSSQKGEPQISGRDSTSANDRDVIEDLMQSHDIFLSTLRSRVTKLQVVRHFWERNDMKGAINAMTKLPDHSVQADVISVLIDKMDVLTLDLFSCLLPVLVGLLDSKIERHASLSMEILVKLVAVFGHVISSAVSAPPVVGVDLHAEQRVQCCKQCFTQLQKIQKVIPSFVRRGGSLARSAQELNLVLQQC; encoded by the exons ATGGCGAAGCGTGGATATAAACTAC AGGAATTTGCGGCACATTCAGGAAATGTCAACTGTCTAAGTATTGGGAAGAAAGCTTGCCGACTGTTTATAACTGGTGGAGATGATTATAAAGTCAACCTTTGGGCAATTGGAAAACCTAATTCTTTAATG AGTCTTTGTGGTCATACTAATCCAGTTGAATCAGTAGCTTTTGATTCAGCAGAAGTTTTGGTGCTTGCTGGAGCTTCATCTGGTGCAATAAAGTTGTGGGATCTTGAAGAGGCTAAAA TGGTTCGCACTCTATCTGGTCATAGATCAAACTGCACGGCAGTTGAATTTCATCCATTTGGCGAGTTCTTTGCATCAGGTTCTAGAGACACTAATCTAAAAATCTGGGATATCAGAAAGAAAGGTTGCATTCACACATACAAGGGGCACACACAAGGCATTAGTACTATCAAGTTCACACCAGATGGTCGTTGGGTAGTTTCTGGTGGTTTTGATAGTGCCGTGAAG GTATGGGATTTAACTGCTGGAAAGTTGATGCATGATTTCAAGTTCCATGAAGGACCTATTCGATCCATTGATTTTCATCCACTTGAGTTTCTCCTTGCGACAG GGTCAGCAGACAAAACTGTGAAATTCTGGGATTTGGAAACTTTCGAATTGATTGGATCTACAAGACCTGAG GCTGCTGGAGTACGTGCAATCACCTTCCATCCAGATGGGAGGACCCTGTTTTCTGGCCTGGATGAAAGTCTGAAG GTATATTCGTGGGAGCCTGTCATTTGCCATGATTCTGTTGACATGGGATGGTCAACACTTGGTGACCTTTGCATTCATGCTGGGAAACTCTTGAGTTGCTCATCTTATCGAAATTCTGTTGGAGTTTGGGTAGCTGATGTAGCG CTTATTGAGCCTTATGGAGCTAGTTCAGTATCTGGGCAAAAGGAGCCAAAAGAACAGAAACCCGGTTCTGCCTTCAAGAACAGCCTAGGTTCGAAAAGCACTGGAAGTGATTTGATGACTTCAAATTTGCAATCTCTGTCTCCTGATTATGAAACAAAGGAGATAAAGAATATATACATAGACA CAACTGGTGGAAAACCTGTTTCACCACAGAAGGCAGAATCTTTAAGCTCCCCCAAAATTGTGTTCGCATTGGATTCAAAGGAGATTAGCTATGATGCAAGCAAAAAGCAAAATCCTGCATCGCGAGTAGAAGTGAAATCTAATGAATTATCAAAAGATAAACCACCAGTTGTACCTTGTGATAGCCCTGAGGTTAAAGACTCACCAAGCTCTGTGAGGGAATCTATCACATTTTCCAAGACAAGGCGTGGAATGTTACTCAGGCCGGCTCATATAAGAAAGCCATCCAATAGTAAAATAGACCTTGAAAAACTCTCAGTGTCAGTTGATTCAAGTAGAAAAACTGATCTCGAGAGACTACCAGTTGTAGATTCTGTAAATGTCTGTAATACCACCAATGACTTGAATAAAGCTCCAGTACAAAACTTGAAAACAAGTGTTGTATCCGAAGTAATACATATAGATTCTTGTGGAACAAATTCTGATATCATTAGTATTGAGAAGTTCGAAAAAGGCCCCTCTGTGTCAGTTGACACAACTTCAGAACAAGAAACCC GCAACAAATCAGTTGAGAATAGCAAAGGGGCAAACTCCGTTAAATTTGTAAATGGAG TTGCAGTTGTTCCTGGAAGGACACGCACTCttgttgagaggtttgaaaggagagaaaaaacTAATGATGTACAGACAACAATTTCACCATCTAATGTCCTTGAACCAGAGAAAACGAGAGAACAAACTAATAGCTTAGAAGTACAAGTGGTTACACCTCAGATCCTTGAAACTGAGAAGACACGTGAACAAACTAATGACTATAGAGTACAGGCAGTGACTATGCCTTCTCACGTCTCTGAAACGGAGACGAGAAGTGAACAAACTAGTAACTATGAAGTACAGGCAGTGGCTATTCCTTCCCTCGTCTCTGAAACTGAAAAGGCAAGAGAACAAACTAACAACTATGAAGTACGAGCAATGGTTATTCCTCGTACCCCTGAAACTAAGAGGATGGGTATTAACTATGAAGCAAAATCAAGAAGTAACTATGAAGCAAAGACAAGAAATAACTATGAAGCAAAATCAACTCTTATATCTTCTCGTGTCCCTGAAACAGATAAAACCGACAGTTCACAG AAAGGAGAACCTCAAATTTCTGGAAGAGATTCTACCTCTGCAAATGACAGGGATGTCATTGAAGATTTGATGCAATCTCATGATATATTCTTAAGTACCCTCCGATCCCGTGTGACAAAATTGCAG GTGGTACGACACTTTTGGGAGCGGAATGACATGAAAGGCGCCATTAATGCCATGACAAAGCTTCCGGATCATTCG GTGCAAGCAGATGTGATCAGCGTTCTCATTGACAAGATGGATGTCTTAACTCTAGATTTATTCTCATGCTTACTTCCTGTACTTGTGGGTTTATTGGATAGCAAGATAGAAAG GCATGCCAGTTTGTCAATGGAAATACTAGTGAAGCTAGTAGCAGTTTTTGGTCATGTTATAAGCTCAGCAGTATCGGCACCTCCAGTAGTTGGTGTTGACCTTCATGCCGAGCAGAG GGTACAATGCTGCAAGCAATGCTTCACCCAACTGCAGAAGATTCAAAAAGTTATTCCATCATTTGTAAG GAGAGGTGGTTCACTAGCTAGAAGTGCTCAGGAATTGAATCTAGTTCTTCAACAATGTTAA
- the LOC103486088 gene encoding katanin p80 WD40 repeat-containing subunit B1 homolog KTN80.1-like isoform X2, translating to MAKRGYKLQEFAAHSGNVNCLSIGKKACRLFITGGDDYKVNLWAIGKPNSLMSLCGHTNPVESVAFDSAEVLVLAGASSGAIKLWDLEEAKMVRTLSGHRSNCTAVEFHPFGEFFASGSRDTNLKIWDIRKKGCIHTYKGHTQGISTIKFTPDGRWVVSGGFDSAVKVWDLTAGKLMHDFKFHEGPIRSIDFHPLEFLLATGSADKTVKFWDLETFELIGSTRPEAAGVRAITFHPDGRTLFSGLDESLKVYSWEPVICHDSVDMGWSTLGDLCIHAGKLLSCSSYRNSVGVWVADVALIEPYGASSVSGQKEPKEQKPGSAFKNSLGSKSTGSDLMTSNLQSLSPDYETKEIKNIYIDTTGGKPVSPQKAESLSSPKIVFALDSKEISYDASKKQNPASRVEVKSNELSKDKPPVVPCDSPEVKDSPSSVRESITFSKTRRGMLLRPAHIRKPSNSKIDLEKLSVSVDSSRKTDLERLPVVDSVNVCNTTNDLNKAPVQNLKTSVVSEVIHIDSCGTNSDIISIEKFEKGPSVSVDTTSEQETRNKSVENSKGANSVKFVNGVVPGRTRTLVERFERREKTNDVQTTISPSNVLEPEKTREQTNSLEVQVVTPQILETEKTREQTNDYRVQAVTMPSHVSETETRSEQTSNYEVQAVAIPSLVSETEKAREQTNNYEVRAMVIPRTPETKRMGINYEAKSRSNYEAKTRNNYEAKSTLISSRVPETDKTDSSQKGEPQISGRDSTSANDRDVIEDLMQSHDIFLSTLRSRVTKLQVVRHFWERNDMKGAINAMTKLPDHSVQADVISVLIDKMDVLTLDLFSCLLPVLVGLLDSKIERHASLSMEILVKLVAVFGHVISSAVSAPPVVGVDLHAEQRVQCCKQCFTQLQKIQKVIPSFVRRGGSLARSAQELNLVLQQC from the exons ATGGCGAAGCGTGGATATAAACTAC AGGAATTTGCGGCACATTCAGGAAATGTCAACTGTCTAAGTATTGGGAAGAAAGCTTGCCGACTGTTTATAACTGGTGGAGATGATTATAAAGTCAACCTTTGGGCAATTGGAAAACCTAATTCTTTAATG AGTCTTTGTGGTCATACTAATCCAGTTGAATCAGTAGCTTTTGATTCAGCAGAAGTTTTGGTGCTTGCTGGAGCTTCATCTGGTGCAATAAAGTTGTGGGATCTTGAAGAGGCTAAAA TGGTTCGCACTCTATCTGGTCATAGATCAAACTGCACGGCAGTTGAATTTCATCCATTTGGCGAGTTCTTTGCATCAGGTTCTAGAGACACTAATCTAAAAATCTGGGATATCAGAAAGAAAGGTTGCATTCACACATACAAGGGGCACACACAAGGCATTAGTACTATCAAGTTCACACCAGATGGTCGTTGGGTAGTTTCTGGTGGTTTTGATAGTGCCGTGAAG GTATGGGATTTAACTGCTGGAAAGTTGATGCATGATTTCAAGTTCCATGAAGGACCTATTCGATCCATTGATTTTCATCCACTTGAGTTTCTCCTTGCGACAG GGTCAGCAGACAAAACTGTGAAATTCTGGGATTTGGAAACTTTCGAATTGATTGGATCTACAAGACCTGAG GCTGCTGGAGTACGTGCAATCACCTTCCATCCAGATGGGAGGACCCTGTTTTCTGGCCTGGATGAAAGTCTGAAG GTATATTCGTGGGAGCCTGTCATTTGCCATGATTCTGTTGACATGGGATGGTCAACACTTGGTGACCTTTGCATTCATGCTGGGAAACTCTTGAGTTGCTCATCTTATCGAAATTCTGTTGGAGTTTGGGTAGCTGATGTAGCG CTTATTGAGCCTTATGGAGCTAGTTCAGTATCTGGGCAAAAGGAGCCAAAAGAACAGAAACCCGGTTCTGCCTTCAAGAACAGCCTAGGTTCGAAAAGCACTGGAAGTGATTTGATGACTTCAAATTTGCAATCTCTGTCTCCTGATTATGAAACAAAGGAGATAAAGAATATATACATAGACA CAACTGGTGGAAAACCTGTTTCACCACAGAAGGCAGAATCTTTAAGCTCCCCCAAAATTGTGTTCGCATTGGATTCAAAGGAGATTAGCTATGATGCAAGCAAAAAGCAAAATCCTGCATCGCGAGTAGAAGTGAAATCTAATGAATTATCAAAAGATAAACCACCAGTTGTACCTTGTGATAGCCCTGAGGTTAAAGACTCACCAAGCTCTGTGAGGGAATCTATCACATTTTCCAAGACAAGGCGTGGAATGTTACTCAGGCCGGCTCATATAAGAAAGCCATCCAATAGTAAAATAGACCTTGAAAAACTCTCAGTGTCAGTTGATTCAAGTAGAAAAACTGATCTCGAGAGACTACCAGTTGTAGATTCTGTAAATGTCTGTAATACCACCAATGACTTGAATAAAGCTCCAGTACAAAACTTGAAAACAAGTGTTGTATCCGAAGTAATACATATAGATTCTTGTGGAACAAATTCTGATATCATTAGTATTGAGAAGTTCGAAAAAGGCCCCTCTGTGTCAGTTGACACAACTTCAGAACAAGAAACCC GCAACAAATCAGTTGAGAATAGCAAAGGGGCAAACTCCGTTAAATTTGTAAATGGAG TTGTTCCTGGAAGGACACGCACTCttgttgagaggtttgaaaggagagaaaaaacTAATGATGTACAGACAACAATTTCACCATCTAATGTCCTTGAACCAGAGAAAACGAGAGAACAAACTAATAGCTTAGAAGTACAAGTGGTTACACCTCAGATCCTTGAAACTGAGAAGACACGTGAACAAACTAATGACTATAGAGTACAGGCAGTGACTATGCCTTCTCACGTCTCTGAAACGGAGACGAGAAGTGAACAAACTAGTAACTATGAAGTACAGGCAGTGGCTATTCCTTCCCTCGTCTCTGAAACTGAAAAGGCAAGAGAACAAACTAACAACTATGAAGTACGAGCAATGGTTATTCCTCGTACCCCTGAAACTAAGAGGATGGGTATTAACTATGAAGCAAAATCAAGAAGTAACTATGAAGCAAAGACAAGAAATAACTATGAAGCAAAATCAACTCTTATATCTTCTCGTGTCCCTGAAACAGATAAAACCGACAGTTCACAG AAAGGAGAACCTCAAATTTCTGGAAGAGATTCTACCTCTGCAAATGACAGGGATGTCATTGAAGATTTGATGCAATCTCATGATATATTCTTAAGTACCCTCCGATCCCGTGTGACAAAATTGCAG GTGGTACGACACTTTTGGGAGCGGAATGACATGAAAGGCGCCATTAATGCCATGACAAAGCTTCCGGATCATTCG GTGCAAGCAGATGTGATCAGCGTTCTCATTGACAAGATGGATGTCTTAACTCTAGATTTATTCTCATGCTTACTTCCTGTACTTGTGGGTTTATTGGATAGCAAGATAGAAAG GCATGCCAGTTTGTCAATGGAAATACTAGTGAAGCTAGTAGCAGTTTTTGGTCATGTTATAAGCTCAGCAGTATCGGCACCTCCAGTAGTTGGTGTTGACCTTCATGCCGAGCAGAG GGTACAATGCTGCAAGCAATGCTTCACCCAACTGCAGAAGATTCAAAAAGTTATTCCATCATTTGTAAG GAGAGGTGGTTCACTAGCTAGAAGTGCTCAGGAATTGAATCTAGTTCTTCAACAATGTTAA
- the LOC103486088 gene encoding katanin p80 WD40 repeat-containing subunit B1 homolog KTN80.1-like isoform X3: MHDFKFHEGPIRSIDFHPLEFLLATGSADKTVKFWDLETFELIGSTRPEAAGVRAITFHPDGRTLFSGLDESLKVYSWEPVICHDSVDMGWSTLGDLCIHAGKLLSCSSYRNSVGVWVADVALIEPYGASSVSGQKEPKEQKPGSAFKNSLGSKSTGSDLMTSNLQSLSPDYETKEIKNIYIDTTGGKPVSPQKAESLSSPKIVFALDSKEISYDASKKQNPASRVEVKSNELSKDKPPVVPCDSPEVKDSPSSVRESITFSKTRRGMLLRPAHIRKPSNSKIDLEKLSVSVDSSRKTDLERLPVVDSVNVCNTTNDLNKAPVQNLKTSVVSEVIHIDSCGTNSDIISIEKFEKGPSVSVDTTSEQETRNKSVENSKGANSVKFVNGVAVVPGRTRTLVERFERREKTNDVQTTISPSNVLEPEKTREQTNSLEVQVVTPQILETEKTREQTNDYRVQAVTMPSHVSETETRSEQTSNYEVQAVAIPSLVSETEKAREQTNNYEVRAMVIPRTPETKRMGINYEAKSRSNYEAKTRNNYEAKSTLISSRVPETDKTDSSQKGEPQISGRDSTSANDRDVIEDLMQSHDIFLSTLRSRVTKLQVVRHFWERNDMKGAINAMTKLPDHSVQADVISVLIDKMDVLTLDLFSCLLPVLVGLLDSKIERHASLSMEILVKLVAVFGHVISSAVSAPPVVGVDLHAEQRVQCCKQCFTQLQKIQKVIPSFVRRGGSLARSAQELNLVLQQC; encoded by the exons ATGCATGATTTCAAGTTCCATGAAGGACCTATTCGATCCATTGATTTTCATCCACTTGAGTTTCTCCTTGCGACAG GGTCAGCAGACAAAACTGTGAAATTCTGGGATTTGGAAACTTTCGAATTGATTGGATCTACAAGACCTGAG GCTGCTGGAGTACGTGCAATCACCTTCCATCCAGATGGGAGGACCCTGTTTTCTGGCCTGGATGAAAGTCTGAAG GTATATTCGTGGGAGCCTGTCATTTGCCATGATTCTGTTGACATGGGATGGTCAACACTTGGTGACCTTTGCATTCATGCTGGGAAACTCTTGAGTTGCTCATCTTATCGAAATTCTGTTGGAGTTTGGGTAGCTGATGTAGCG CTTATTGAGCCTTATGGAGCTAGTTCAGTATCTGGGCAAAAGGAGCCAAAAGAACAGAAACCCGGTTCTGCCTTCAAGAACAGCCTAGGTTCGAAAAGCACTGGAAGTGATTTGATGACTTCAAATTTGCAATCTCTGTCTCCTGATTATGAAACAAAGGAGATAAAGAATATATACATAGACA CAACTGGTGGAAAACCTGTTTCACCACAGAAGGCAGAATCTTTAAGCTCCCCCAAAATTGTGTTCGCATTGGATTCAAAGGAGATTAGCTATGATGCAAGCAAAAAGCAAAATCCTGCATCGCGAGTAGAAGTGAAATCTAATGAATTATCAAAAGATAAACCACCAGTTGTACCTTGTGATAGCCCTGAGGTTAAAGACTCACCAAGCTCTGTGAGGGAATCTATCACATTTTCCAAGACAAGGCGTGGAATGTTACTCAGGCCGGCTCATATAAGAAAGCCATCCAATAGTAAAATAGACCTTGAAAAACTCTCAGTGTCAGTTGATTCAAGTAGAAAAACTGATCTCGAGAGACTACCAGTTGTAGATTCTGTAAATGTCTGTAATACCACCAATGACTTGAATAAAGCTCCAGTACAAAACTTGAAAACAAGTGTTGTATCCGAAGTAATACATATAGATTCTTGTGGAACAAATTCTGATATCATTAGTATTGAGAAGTTCGAAAAAGGCCCCTCTGTGTCAGTTGACACAACTTCAGAACAAGAAACCC GCAACAAATCAGTTGAGAATAGCAAAGGGGCAAACTCCGTTAAATTTGTAAATGGAG TTGCAGTTGTTCCTGGAAGGACACGCACTCttgttgagaggtttgaaaggagagaaaaaacTAATGATGTACAGACAACAATTTCACCATCTAATGTCCTTGAACCAGAGAAAACGAGAGAACAAACTAATAGCTTAGAAGTACAAGTGGTTACACCTCAGATCCTTGAAACTGAGAAGACACGTGAACAAACTAATGACTATAGAGTACAGGCAGTGACTATGCCTTCTCACGTCTCTGAAACGGAGACGAGAAGTGAACAAACTAGTAACTATGAAGTACAGGCAGTGGCTATTCCTTCCCTCGTCTCTGAAACTGAAAAGGCAAGAGAACAAACTAACAACTATGAAGTACGAGCAATGGTTATTCCTCGTACCCCTGAAACTAAGAGGATGGGTATTAACTATGAAGCAAAATCAAGAAGTAACTATGAAGCAAAGACAAGAAATAACTATGAAGCAAAATCAACTCTTATATCTTCTCGTGTCCCTGAAACAGATAAAACCGACAGTTCACAG AAAGGAGAACCTCAAATTTCTGGAAGAGATTCTACCTCTGCAAATGACAGGGATGTCATTGAAGATTTGATGCAATCTCATGATATATTCTTAAGTACCCTCCGATCCCGTGTGACAAAATTGCAG GTGGTACGACACTTTTGGGAGCGGAATGACATGAAAGGCGCCATTAATGCCATGACAAAGCTTCCGGATCATTCG GTGCAAGCAGATGTGATCAGCGTTCTCATTGACAAGATGGATGTCTTAACTCTAGATTTATTCTCATGCTTACTTCCTGTACTTGTGGGTTTATTGGATAGCAAGATAGAAAG GCATGCCAGTTTGTCAATGGAAATACTAGTGAAGCTAGTAGCAGTTTTTGGTCATGTTATAAGCTCAGCAGTATCGGCACCTCCAGTAGTTGGTGTTGACCTTCATGCCGAGCAGAG GGTACAATGCTGCAAGCAATGCTTCACCCAACTGCAGAAGATTCAAAAAGTTATTCCATCATTTGTAAG GAGAGGTGGTTCACTAGCTAGAAGTGCTCAGGAATTGAATCTAGTTCTTCAACAATGTTAA
- the LOC103486076 gene encoding uncharacterized protein LOC103486076 isoform X1, with the protein MGAEALKRWDTWQELLLGGAIVRHGTGDWNLVATELRSRIARPYLCTPEVCKAKYEDLKKRFVGCKAWYEELRQKRIMELRQALEHSEDSIGSLESKLEALKSRSGSDKSLVNGSTRSESWGAVQKPTNEQSASSFTQENRTTCSSIECQPAPLLTEETEIKPEPLQSLEWGKSLRIGKLGEVLYENQGGIIRKRSRGKRKRKDCNREVKEGSSGENNLSESANPSTVSQSKENSCCNSFEARESSDANEASRSSTMDGVDVLMALFNSVAEDKSASVFRRRLDSQRRSRYKKLIRQHLDIETIRSRVASHYITTKKELYRDLLLLANNALVFYSRNSREHQSAVSLRRLISSTFQKLMKSSSNMVAHNTPNQRTQTCDLIAKPRRSQPAKRNESQREANPGDVKTPNGNRRRRNNSSNPPSSLGLSKKETSTSTPKKAPGGIRKAVGGTSKSERSATGIRGRKRGRTK; encoded by the exons ATGGGAGCGGAAGCATTGAAGAGGTGGGATACGTGGCAGGAGCTTTTATTAGGTGGCGCCATTGTCCGCCACGGTACCGGTGACTGGAACCTCGTCGCCACGGAGCTCCGGTCGAGGATTGCTCGTCCGTACCTCTGCACTCCCGAG GTTTGTAAGGCGAAATATGAAGACTTGAAGAAGCGTTTCGTTGGATGCAA AGCTTGGTATGAGGAGCTTCGACAAAAAAGAATCATGGAACTAAGACAGGCTCTAGAGCATTCTGAAGACTCAATAGG GTCATTGGAATCAAAGCTTGAAGCTCTTAAGTCAAGGAGTGGATCAGACAAGTCTCTTGTCAATGGCTCTACCAGGTCAGAATCTTGGGGAGCTGTTCAGAAACCAACCAATGAGCAATCTGCCAGTAGCTTCACGCAGGAAAACAGGACGACCTGCAGTTCAATCGAGTGCCAGCCAGCTCCATTGTTGACTGAAGAGACAGAGATTAAACCAGAACCATTGCAATCTCTCGAATGGGGAAAATCCTTGAGAATTGGGAAGTTGGGAGAGGTATTGTATGAAAACCAAGGAGGAATAATTAGGAAGAGATCAAGAgggaagagaaagaggaaggaCTGTAATAGGGAAGTTAAGGAAGGAAGTAGTGGGGAAAATAACTTGTCTGAATCAGCTAACCCTTCAACTGTTTCACAGTCTAAAGAAAACTCATGTTGCAACTCGTTTGAGGCACGTGAATCTTCGGATGCAAATGAAGCTAGCAGAAGCTCAACCATGGATGGTGTTGATGTTTTAATGGCTCTTTTTAACTCTGTTGCAGAGGACAAAAGTGCCTCCGTATTTCGTCGTCGCCTTGATAGTCAG AGGAGAAGTAGATATAAGAAACTAATCAGGCAACATTTGGATATTGAAACAATAAGATCAAGAGTTGCAAGTCATTACATAACGACTAAAAAGGAGTTGTACAGAGATCTGTTGTTGCTTGCTAACAACGCACTCGTCTTCTACTCACGGAATTCCCGGGAGCATCAGTCTGCAGTGTCGCTCAGAAGACTCATTTCAAGTACATTTCAGAAGCTAATGAAGAGCTCTAGCAATATGGTAGCTCATAACACCCCCAACCAGAGAACACAAACCTGCGATCTGATAGCGAAACCGCGTCGTTCGCAGCCAGCTAAACGTAATGAATCTCAAAGAGAAGCCAATCCAGGAGATGTTAAAACTCCAAATggaaatagaagaagaagaaataatagTTCTAATCCTCCTTCCTCATTGGGGTTGTCAAAGAAGGAAACTTCGACTTCTACGCCAAAGAAAGCCCCTGGTGGGATAAGAAAGGCTGTCGGTGGGACATCGAAAAGCGAACGATCTGCAACTGGCATCAGGGGAAGAAAAAGAGGGAGAACGAAGTAA
- the LOC103486076 gene encoding uncharacterized protein LOC103486076 isoform X2, with translation MGAEALKRWDTWQELLLGGAIVRHGTGDWNLVATELRSRIARPYLCTPEVCKAKYEDLKKRFVGCKSLESKLEALKSRSGSDKSLVNGSTRSESWGAVQKPTNEQSASSFTQENRTTCSSIECQPAPLLTEETEIKPEPLQSLEWGKSLRIGKLGEVLYENQGGIIRKRSRGKRKRKDCNREVKEGSSGENNLSESANPSTVSQSKENSCCNSFEARESSDANEASRSSTMDGVDVLMALFNSVAEDKSASVFRRRLDSQRRSRYKKLIRQHLDIETIRSRVASHYITTKKELYRDLLLLANNALVFYSRNSREHQSAVSLRRLISSTFQKLMKSSSNMVAHNTPNQRTQTCDLIAKPRRSQPAKRNESQREANPGDVKTPNGNRRRRNNSSNPPSSLGLSKKETSTSTPKKAPGGIRKAVGGTSKSERSATGIRGRKRGRTK, from the exons ATGGGAGCGGAAGCATTGAAGAGGTGGGATACGTGGCAGGAGCTTTTATTAGGTGGCGCCATTGTCCGCCACGGTACCGGTGACTGGAACCTCGTCGCCACGGAGCTCCGGTCGAGGATTGCTCGTCCGTACCTCTGCACTCCCGAG GTTTGTAAGGCGAAATATGAAGACTTGAAGAAGCGTTTCGTTGGATGCAA GTCATTGGAATCAAAGCTTGAAGCTCTTAAGTCAAGGAGTGGATCAGACAAGTCTCTTGTCAATGGCTCTACCAGGTCAGAATCTTGGGGAGCTGTTCAGAAACCAACCAATGAGCAATCTGCCAGTAGCTTCACGCAGGAAAACAGGACGACCTGCAGTTCAATCGAGTGCCAGCCAGCTCCATTGTTGACTGAAGAGACAGAGATTAAACCAGAACCATTGCAATCTCTCGAATGGGGAAAATCCTTGAGAATTGGGAAGTTGGGAGAGGTATTGTATGAAAACCAAGGAGGAATAATTAGGAAGAGATCAAGAgggaagagaaagaggaaggaCTGTAATAGGGAAGTTAAGGAAGGAAGTAGTGGGGAAAATAACTTGTCTGAATCAGCTAACCCTTCAACTGTTTCACAGTCTAAAGAAAACTCATGTTGCAACTCGTTTGAGGCACGTGAATCTTCGGATGCAAATGAAGCTAGCAGAAGCTCAACCATGGATGGTGTTGATGTTTTAATGGCTCTTTTTAACTCTGTTGCAGAGGACAAAAGTGCCTCCGTATTTCGTCGTCGCCTTGATAGTCAG AGGAGAAGTAGATATAAGAAACTAATCAGGCAACATTTGGATATTGAAACAATAAGATCAAGAGTTGCAAGTCATTACATAACGACTAAAAAGGAGTTGTACAGAGATCTGTTGTTGCTTGCTAACAACGCACTCGTCTTCTACTCACGGAATTCCCGGGAGCATCAGTCTGCAGTGTCGCTCAGAAGACTCATTTCAAGTACATTTCAGAAGCTAATGAAGAGCTCTAGCAATATGGTAGCTCATAACACCCCCAACCAGAGAACACAAACCTGCGATCTGATAGCGAAACCGCGTCGTTCGCAGCCAGCTAAACGTAATGAATCTCAAAGAGAAGCCAATCCAGGAGATGTTAAAACTCCAAATggaaatagaagaagaagaaataatagTTCTAATCCTCCTTCCTCATTGGGGTTGTCAAAGAAGGAAACTTCGACTTCTACGCCAAAGAAAGCCCCTGGTGGGATAAGAAAGGCTGTCGGTGGGACATCGAAAAGCGAACGATCTGCAACTGGCATCAGGGGAAGAAAAAGAGGGAGAACGAAGTAA